A genomic window from Silene latifolia isolate original U9 population chromosome Y, ASM4854445v1, whole genome shotgun sequence includes:
- the LOC141632771 gene encoding uncharacterized protein LOC141632771, protein MHEGINTALTERRMWEQMEALSLASGGQYRGLWQKRTNKLINVEMIESDHESIENENREYERGRTVLALVGKAIDSNTKIPLQWNCRNVPFGDHKTSFSTYIGVVARERVSINYRKWPDVPQAKLDEVYEFIAAISAKFREKSQLKNSSYRGGRRGYQYFEEQVVSFHKANFVVLLLERVLVVLIFTLNKSSEKKIHFTEVPRHLVWIKAHSDVNDDGHIIFNNPTDLKVGEEIRTLMAQSQDGGIGSSGRDDILARALKKPERGGQVVAVGSGITNKEYFGYNKPIPPSHLHTQINNLTSELVAVKNQHNLLASFVLSNLNEEQLRRFPAITTDANGQLDASGQFGSFGQPGLNDTRSIPFIGHVGNQATSFNVQTTGANGQFDASGQFGFFCQPGLTGTRSNPFIGHVGNQANGFDVQTTGANGQIDASVLDEEVSFTQLLTASFGLRQGCKDDRVSRPNHQERLLVEETKPYRVETEPYRVPWPENGPELQHNPHNNFQLQSSRNRSIFLEREIGANHISIFMKYLSDKCHKESVSGMYGFCDVNYLSPLSLLEKGERIDYLARVFGWNEGLNINQTFFAPFHENRHWMLAVISPWNGIVWWLNPSGSENEISQFAEEIINEGIIKFSLEHRKDIKKLKRKPLIKWRKPLVCSLSNLYCGFYVCRYMLEAIANRHQVIPDQYFKDVRRQFGQFSTTYGALGRPFYTPVRPPQPTSIFAEDAGVPCSQRGPFGQFSASTSAVVVPGGGGRGRGRVRRATRGRGRSSVPDPELMSLYAEIDDFDDTDGAQ, encoded by the exons ATGCATGAGGGCATCAACACTGCTTTGACAGAGAGACggatgtgggaacagatggaggccTTGTCTCTTGCTTCAGGGGGCCAGTATCGAG GTTTATGGCAAAAAAGAACAAACAAGCTCATCAACGTCGAAATGATTGAATCGGACCACGAATCGATCGAGAACGAAAATCGTGAATATGAGAGGGGTCGTACTGTGTTGGCATTAGTTGGGAAGGCGATTGATAGTAATACTAAAATTCCCTTGCAGTGGAATTGCAGAAACGTGCCATTTGGGGACCACAAAACCTCATTTTCCACATACATCGGCGTTGTTGCTCGTGAACGAGTATCCATCAACTATAGAAAGTGGCCGGACGTTCCACAAGCTAAGTTAGATGAGGTTTATGAGTTCATCGCG GCAATAAGTGCCAAGTTTCGGGAAAAATCACAATTAAAGAATTCAAGCTATCGAGGAGGAAGACGTGGGTACCAGTATTTTGAGGAACAAGTTGTAAGTTTTCATAAAGCTAACTTCGTGGTTTTGTTGTTAGAACGTGTTTTGGTTGTCCTTATTTTTACACT gaACAAGAGCTCTGAAAAAAAAATCCATTTCACGGAAGTTCCTCGACATTTAGTGTGGATTAAAGCTCATTctgatgttaatgatgatggtcaTATAATCTTTAACAATCCAACAGATCTGAAAGTTGGTGAAGAAATT AGAACATTGATGGCACAATCCCAAGATGGAGGAATAGGATCCAGTGGCCGAGATGATATTTTAGCTAGAGCATTAAAGAAGCCCGAACGAGGAGGTCAAGTTGTCGCTGTAGGATCTGGGATCACAAACAAAGAGTATTTTGGCTATAACAAACCGATCCCACCTAGCCATTTGCACACTCAAATTAATAATTTGACGTCGGAATTGGTAGCTGTGAAAAACCAACACAATCTTTTGGCCTCTTTTGTTTTGTCAAACTTAAACGAAGAACAATTGAGACGATTTCCAGCCATTACTACTGATGCTAATGGCCAGTTAGACGCTTCTGGTCAGTTTGGTTCTTTTGGTCAGCCAGGGTTAAACGACACTCGATCTATTCCTTTCATAGGCCATGTTGGTAACCAAGCTACGAGTTTTAATGTCCAAACTACTGGTGCTAATGGCCAGTTTGACGCTTCTGGTCAGTTTGGTTTTTTCTGTCAGCCAGGATTAACCGGCACTCGATCTAATCCTTTCATAGGCCATGTTGGTAACCAAGCTAATGGTTTTGATGTCCAAACTACTGGTGCTAATGGCCAGATAGACGCTTCTGTGTTAGACGAAGAGGTTTCATTCACCCAATTGTTGACTGCTAGTTTTGGACTTCGCCAAGGGTGCAAAGATGACAGAGTCTCCCGTCCTAATCATCAAGAAAGGCTTCTAGTGGAGGAGACTAAACCTTATCGTGTGGAGACTGAACCTTATCGTGTTCCTTGGCCTGAAAATGGGCCTGAGTTGCAACATAATCCACACAATAACTTTCAGCTTCAATCTAGCCGTAATCGTTCTATATTTCTGGAG AGAGAGATTGGAGCAAATCACATATCCATTTTTATGAA GTACTTAAGTGATAAATGTCATAAAGAGAGTGTTTCCGGAATGTATGGATTTTGTGACGTCAACTATCTATCACCCTTATCACTGTTGGAAAAGGGGGAGCGCATCGACTACTTAGCTCGTGTCTTTGGTTGGAATGAAGGTTTGAATATTAATCAAACGTTCTTTGCTCCTTTTCATGAAAA TCGTCATTGGATGCTAGCTGTTATTAGTCCATGGAATGGAATAGTCTGGTGGCTTAATCCTTCGGGTTCTGAAAATGAGATCTCTCAATTCGCTGAAGAGATTATCAATGA AGGAATCATAAAGTTTAGCCTGGAACATCGGAAGGACATCAAGAAACTGAAAAGGAAACCACTTATTAAGTGGAGGAAACCATTGGTATGTTCGTTAAGCAatttat ATTGTGGATTTTATGTTTGTCGTTATATGCTCGAAGCAATTGCAAATAGACACCAAGTGATTCCTGATCAG tattTTAAGGATGTTAGAAGAC AGTTCGGGCAGTTTAGTACTACCTACGGTGCCTTGGGCCGTCCCTTCTACACTCCAGTCCGCCCCCCTCAGCCTACTTCTATTTTTGCGGAGGACGCCGGTGTTCCTTGCTCCCAGAGAGGaccgtttggtcagtttagtgcttCTACTTCCGCTGTTGTTGTTCCAGGAGGAGGTGGTCGTGGTAGAGGCCGTGTTAGGAGAGCCACCCGTGGTCGAGGTCGTAGTTCCGTTCCTGATCCTGAGCTGATGTCCCTGTATGCCGAGATCGATGATTTTGATGATACTGATGGAgcccagtag